GACTGGTCAGCGCCCTGGCGGGCGCGGCCATTGGCCTTGGGGTTCTATGGATCCTGGGTGTGACCGGGGTTGAGGTCGTCTTTGGAAGCGGCAACCAGGTCTTTACACTGGCCCCGACTGTTGAACCTCGCGAGGTGCTATCGGCGTGCCTCATCGTGTTGGGTGTCTCGATCCTGGCCAGTCTTCAGCCGGCCGCTAAAGCGGCCGGACTGCAACCCGTGGAAGCTCTGCGACATGTATAAGGAAATCATATTTTGAATCATTCGAGATAGGAGGGAACCCCATGCCGCATATTACTGCAATCATACTATCTCTCATATGGATGGCGTTTACGCCTTCCGGGGGATTCGCCGAACCGTTGACCGGTGCGCAAATCCTCGAGCAGGTGGACCAGAATTTACAGCCGGGCGATCTGGAAATGTATCGCAAAATCATCAACATCGAGCCGGACGGCGGAAAGAAAGAGTTCGTGCTCTGGTTTTTGAAAAAGGACAAGGATAAGGTGGTGACCCTGTTCGTCTCGCCGGCTAGCGAAACGGGCCGCGCCACCCTGCGCCTGGGTGACAATATGTGGCTGTACATTCCCAACGTGGGCAAGCCGATCCGCATCACCAGTATGCAGTCGGTGGTGGGCGGCGTTTTCAACAATGCCGATATCATGCGCCTGGATTACAGTGTTGAATATGACGTGGCCGACCTTGCGGAAGACCAGGGCCAGTATCTTTTGGATCTCAAGGCCAAAAGCGGAGCCGTGGCCTATGATCGGCTCAAGATGTGGGTTCTCAAAAAGGAACTCGCGCCCAGCATGATCGAATGCTATGCAGCCACGGGCATGCTCATCAAGACCTTGCATTTCAAGGAAATCAAAGACATCGGAGACGGTGTCTCGAGTCCGGCGGTGATGGAAACCGACAGCCCGCTCTACAAAGGGTATCAATCTACCATGATTTCGGCGAACCTTAAAAAGCGGAGCCTGTCCGACGAAGTCTTCACCCTGAACTACTTGCCCAGGGTAAAGGACTTACGTTGAGCCATGCGTCTTTGGACTTGGATTTTGGTGCTGCTGGCTTTGTTCGCCGGGCCCGTTAACGCGGGAGAGTATGACTTCACCATTCCGGAGGCGGAAAAGAAGCCATACGAGTTCGGCGGTCGATTGGAATCCCGGTACATCTATCACCGCCTGGATGAGGATTCGGCCCAGTACAGGCTCAATTACTACCAGGATGACCCCGGAGCCGATACGCACGAATGGCGGGCGCTGGTGGAGCTTTCCGGCAACTATAGCCGGGGCGTCTTGCAGGCCAACCTGCTCACCCACCACGAATTCGTCAATACCTTTGAAGAAGATGAGTGGATCAACGACATCTACGAGGGCTATGTCTCGTTGACGCCCATACCCCACATGACCATGGATGCGGGCAAGAAACGGGTGCTGTGGGGAAAGGGCTACGCGTGGAACCCGGCCGGATTTCTCAACCGGCCCAAGGATCCGGACGACCCGGCCCTGAACCTGGAAGGACGCACCCTGCTGGGGATCGACCTGATCAAAAGTCTTACCTCCGGCTCTTTGGCCAACATCGGACTCACGGTCCTGCTGCTGCCGGTCATCAGTGACTGGGCCAACCCTGAGTTGGGCGACGAGGGCGATCTGAACACCGCGCTCAAGATGTACCTGCTCTGGTATGACACTGACCTCGATTTCATCTATTTTGACGGCCCGGATCAACCCCGCAGTTTCGGGTTCGATTTCGCCAAAAACCTGGCTGAAAATGTTGAAGTGCACGGGGAGTTGGGTTATCGACAAGATGCCCCGCGTGTCGTCCTCGATGCAGCGGGGAACACTCGAAACACACGGGAAGACCAGCTCAGTTATCTGATAGGGGGGCGATACCTCAATGCGCTCGATACCACTTTCATCGCCGAATATTACCATAACGGCAGCGGCTACGACCGGGGCGAGGTGGAAGACTTTTTTGCCTACCAGCAGGCCGCCTTCCATCGGTGGGAAGCTACCGGCGATGCCTTGGCGATGGAGCGCGCAACGCAAAGCACGCGTCCATACTATCAGCAACGTAACTTTGGGCAAGACTATTTTTATATTAAGATTTCGCAGAAGGAGCCTTTTGACATCCTGTATTTCGACCCCTGGGTGGCTGCCGTCGTCAACCTGCAGGATTTCAGCTTCAACCTGCAGCCCGGCGTGACGTGGGCGCCTGTGACGAACGTGGAAGTGAATTTTCGAGTGGGCATTCCCCTGGGGCCTGCAAATACCGATTTCGGCGAAAAACCTGATCAGTTCCGGCCCGAAATCTGGGTGAGGTACTATTTTTGAGAATCCGGTCAAACGTTTTGAGAAAATGGATGCGGTTACAGGGATTGCCGTCTTCCCTCGATTCGGATCTATTGGCTGCATTCTGCGTCTTCTTGTTCGCCGCAGGCCTCTGGAACATCGAACGCAGATGGATTCTCCGACCGGCTTCTTATGATTCCATAATGAAACCAGTCCGAATTGAAAAAGTGACTCTTCACAAACGGAAAATTTGGACCCGTTTTGGAAAAGCGCACGGCCTGAACTCATGTGAAATTTACCGACCCAACGGGAGGAAGGTCTCATGCAAGCAGACAATAAAACCGAAACTGAAGTCAAAGCGGCCCTGCAGAAGCTCATCGATTCTTACGTTAAGCGGGATTTGCAGGGATTCCTGGATTGCTTCGCACCAGATGACGATGTGGTGATCTACGGTACCGGCGCGGATGAAAAATGCGTCGGCATCGAGCGGATCCGGACCCAGGTCCGCCGCGACTGGGAGCAGAGCGAGTCAACCGCCATGTCGTTTTCCTGGATGCCCATCTCCGCGGCGGCTGGGGTCGCATGGGCGGCGGCGGACGGCGCGATCGAATTCAGCACAAATGGACAGGATGCGAGCATTCCCGTGCGGGCCACCTTTGTTTTGGAACGACGCGCGAATAAGTGGCTCATCGTTCAATCGCATTTTTCAATGCCGGCCTCCGGACAGGAAGAGGGGCGATCCTTCTAACCGATTCAAACCTGGACCCCTAGGTTGTGAGTGTGTCCGCATTCCCTGAACCAGATGTCCGATCCTTGAATTCATGGTCCGGGGCGACGGCGTACAGAGTGACCCTTCTATGGTCGGATGGCTAAGGAGCATGACAGGCAGGTGAGTAAGAGCCGGGAAGCAATGCAAATCAGGGTATTCAAACCCGGTGTGCCTGCCGCATTGGGAGCGGCGTTACTTTTCGGCGCAGGCACTCCGTTCGCCAAATGGCTGTTGCATGGCAACAATCCGTGGCTGTTGGCCGGCGTCCTCTATCTTGGATCAGGTTTAGGCGCCTCCCTCTATCGACTGTATATTCACACGCATGGCGGGAAGCTGGAGCCTTCCGAATGGCGGTGGCTTGCCGGTGCGATTTTTGCCGGAGGCGTGGTCGCGCCGGTGTTATTGATGGTCGGACTCACCGGCATGCCGGCGTCCGGCGCATCGCTGCTGCTTAACACGGAAGGTCTGTTCACGGCGCTGCTGGCATGGTTTGTATTCCGGGAAAATTTCGACCGTCGCATTGTCCTGGGGATGACCGCCATTGTTGCGGGCGCCGTTGTGGTCGGTTGGCCGGGAGACGCTCGCTTCTCGGCGGTGCTGCCGGCTCTGGCCGTGATAGGGGCCTGCCTGTCCTGGGGCATCGACAACAATCTGACCTGCAAGGTATCACATATCGATGCGACCTGGATCGCTTCCATCAAAGGCCTGGCGGCGGGTGGGGTAAACATGGGTATCGCCCTCACGCTGGGTGCGAATTGGCCCCCGTTGCCCAGCTTGGGGGGAATGCTGCTTGTCGGCTGTTTTTCTTACGGCGTCAGCCTGGTACTTTTCATCGTCGCACTGCGGCATCTTGGAACCGCCAGGGCGGGCGCCTACTTCTCTATTGCTCCGTTTTTCGGATCGGCGTTGGCGATCCCGCTCCTAGGCGAAGCAGTCGATGCACGTTTGGTCGTCGCCGGAACGCTCATGGCATTGGGCATCTGGCTGCATTTAACCGAAAACCACGAACACGAGCATGTTCACGAAGCGAACTCACACGAGCATGCGCATAGCCATGATCGTCATCATGAACATGAGCACGACGAGGCGTGCCTGCCCGGAACCGATCATATTCATCGGCATTTTCACGCTCCACTGACCCATGTGCATAACCATTTCCCCGACACCCACCACCGGCACGAGCATTAAACAGGCCCCAGCCGGCGTCTCACCGATGCACGCGATCAGTCATCCGCGCCCGTGCACAGCAGGGCGTGACCGTCTCCCGGAACCGAAAACTTCGGAGTAAGAGTCAAAACGAGACTTGACCCCTTTATGACCCCTTTACGAAGGGGTTGGACCGCGGGATTCCCGGCGAGGTCGCGAATGAATTCAATTAAGGATTGTTGATGCCTTCTCAAGGTAAAAGACCCTTTAACGTGCTGGGCATAAGCCAGTACTTCTTACCACTGGGCATAAGCCAGTACTTCTTACCACTTAACACACCACGTGCGGTGCGTCTTGGTGTTTTGGCCCGATACACGCAGACATCAGGCCTGGTGAACTGGACGATTTTGTGCGCTTCGCCTCGCACTCTTCCCCATGCGACGGACCCGGAAATGCAGGCGATCGTGTCCCCAAAAACACGGGTTCTTAGAATTCCGAGTTTGGGAGGACGCTTCTCACGCCATTTGCGCCTGCTCAGAGGCCAACCGAAGTCAT
This is a stretch of genomic DNA from Deltaproteobacteria bacterium. It encodes these proteins:
- a CDS encoding outer membrane lipoprotein-sorting protein; protein product: MPHITAIILSLIWMAFTPSGGFAEPLTGAQILEQVDQNLQPGDLEMYRKIINIEPDGGKKEFVLWFLKKDKDKVVTLFVSPASETGRATLRLGDNMWLYIPNVGKPIRITSMQSVVGGVFNNADIMRLDYSVEYDVADLAEDQGQYLLDLKAKSGAVAYDRLKMWVLKKELAPSMIECYAATGMLIKTLHFKEIKDIGDGVSSPAVMETDSPLYKGYQSTMISANLKKRSLSDEVFTLNYLPRVKDLR
- a CDS encoding nuclear transport factor 2 family protein, giving the protein MQADNKTETEVKAALQKLIDSYVKRDLQGFLDCFAPDDDVVIYGTGADEKCVGIERIRTQVRRDWEQSESTAMSFSWMPISAAAGVAWAAADGAIEFSTNGQDASIPVRATFVLERRANKWLIVQSHFSMPASGQEEGRSF
- a CDS encoding DMT family transporter — its product is MQIRVFKPGVPAALGAALLFGAGTPFAKWLLHGNNPWLLAGVLYLGSGLGASLYRLYIHTHGGKLEPSEWRWLAGAIFAGGVVAPVLLMVGLTGMPASGASLLLNTEGLFTALLAWFVFRENFDRRIVLGMTAIVAGAVVVGWPGDARFSAVLPALAVIGACLSWGIDNNLTCKVSHIDATWIASIKGLAAGGVNMGIALTLGANWPPLPSLGGMLLVGCFSYGVSLVLFIVALRHLGTARAGAYFSIAPFFGSALAIPLLGEAVDARLVVAGTLMALGIWLHLTENHEHEHVHEANSHEHAHSHDRHHEHEHDEACLPGTDHIHRHFHAPLTHVHNHFPDTHHRHEH